A stretch of the Danio rerio strain Tuebingen ecotype United States chromosome 18, GRCz12tu, whole genome shotgun sequence genome encodes the following:
- the sertad3 gene encoding SERTA domain-containing protein 3 isoform X1: MVARGQKRKLCRDDEGAGSAWESQLQSVLDISMDKYQRDQALVEPSLLRSVLINNTLRQVQSEVRAQVDSLSPLNQSQPKPQDFPQILSPVDRNASLFSLNAENVEEDITGWTSEEDFSLSSAISAILKDLDAIIDGPSQRSPLGSIENLPGCSSLRAEKSYFRTEATCPGQDVSLDKLLMDIDSSVFEPEVNLLQGFSDDLVKYLPSLSKSPSASPSVVSPGQATWEIQEIEHVMDFLMRTYP; this comes from the coding sequence ATGGTGGCCAGAGGTCAGAAACGAAAGCTCTGCAGAGACGACGAGGGAGCAGGTTCAGCTTGGGAAAGTCAGCTGCAGTCTGTGCTGGACATTTCCATGGACAAATACCAGCGGGACCAGGCTCTGGTGGAGCCCAGCTTATTACGGTCAGTTCTGATCAACAACACCCTGCGGCAGGTTCAGTCTGAGGTCCGTGCACAGGTAGACTCACTCTCCCCTCTAAACCAATCACAGCCCAAGCCTCAAGATTTTCCTCAAATACTCTCTCCGGTTGACCGTAACGCATCTCTGTTCTCGCTGAATGCTGAAAACGTGGAGGAAGATATCACGGGCTGGACATCAGAGGAGGATTTCTCATTATCTTCTGCCATCTCTGCCATTCTCAAAGATCTAGACGCCATCATCGATGGACCGTCTCAACGTTCTCCACTCGGATCCATAGAGAATCTACCAGGGTGTTCAAGTTTGAGggctgaaaaatcatacttcagAACAGAGGCCACGTGTCCAGGTCAAGACGTGTCTTTGGATAAACTACTTATGGACATCGATTCATCCGTTTTTGAGCCTGAAGTGAATCTCCTGCAAGGCTTTTCTGATGATTTAGTGAAGTATCTACCATCCTTGTCCAAATCCCCATCAGCTTCTCCATCTGTGGTTTCTCCAGGTCAGGCCACATGGGAAATCCAGGAGATCGAGCATGTTATGGACTTCCTGATGCGGACGTATCCGTGA
- the kcnk6 gene encoding potassium channel subfamily K member 6 translates to MSTAFRSCFMLIGFILAYFTYLLLGALVFSAIERPIEESLKADLSSLKAEFLNLSCVNSTALETFLERVLKANKYGVSVLENASLRTNWDLASSLFFANTMVTTVGYGHTTPLSDAGKAFSIVYALIGVPFTMLVLTACVQRLMHPLTYRPISACQRRAGLQQRSASVVHFIVLLFLVVLCFFVVPSLVFSAIEETWSFLDAFYFCFISLCTIGLGDFVPAEKPGQSLRALYKISVMVYLFVGLMVMFLVLRTFHKLADVYGWTAFFHLPSCEEDEEDKEPIIEAGPEDDSPEAEKASIKPLDPSSQVSYNSINR, encoded by the exons ATGTCAACGGCGTTCAGGTCCTGCTTTATGCTCATCGGCTTCATTTTGGCGTACTTCACATATCTGTTATTGGGAGCGCTTGTTTTCTCAGCCATCGAGCGGCCCATCGAGGAGTCTCTGAAAGCGGACCTGAGCTCTCTGAAAGCCGAGTTCCTCAACCTGAGCTGCGTTAACAGCACGGCTCTGGAAACCTTCTTAGAAAGAGTTTTAAAAGCTAATAAATATGGCGTGTCGGTGCTTGAAAATGCTTCTCTTCGTACAAACTGGGATTTGGCGTCTTCTCTGTTCTTTGCCAACACGATGGTGACGACAGTGG GATATGGCCACACGACGCCACTCTCAGACGCCGGTAAAGCCTTCTCCATCGTGTACGCTCTGATCGGCGTCCCGTTCACCATGCTGGTGCTGACAGCGTGTGTGCAGCGCCTCATGCACCCGCTGACCTACAGGCCGATCTCCGCATGCCAGCGGCGGGCCGGTCTGCAGCAACGGTCAGCCAGCGTGGTGCACTTCATCGTCCTGCTGTTTCTGGTGGTGCTCTGCTTCTTCGTGGTGCCGTCGCTGGTGTTCAGCGCCATTGAAGAGACCTGGTCTTTCCTGGATGCCTTCTACTTCTGCTTCATCTCTCTCTGCACTATAGGACTCGGGGACTTTGTGCCTGCGGAAAAACCAGGACAGAGTCTCAGAGCTTTGTACAAGATATCAGTCATGG TCTACCTGTTTGTGGGATTGATGGTGATGTTCCTGGTCCTCCGCACATTTCACAAGCTTGCTGATGTTTACGGCTGGACGGCTTTCTTCCACCTGCCGAGCTGCGAGGAAGACGAGGAGGATAAAGAGCCAATAATAGAAGCAGGGCCTGAAGACGATTCGCCGGAGGCTGAGAAGGCCTCAATTAAGCCTCTGGATCCCAGCTCGCAAGTCTCCTACAACTCCATAAATAGATAA